A genomic region of Miscanthus floridulus cultivar M001 chromosome 3, ASM1932011v1, whole genome shotgun sequence contains the following coding sequences:
- the LOC136543088 gene encoding uncharacterized mitochondrial protein AtMg00810-like, whose amino-acid sequence MYVDDLIVIGARAEDIDSFKRKMAARFRMSDLSALSYYLGIEVRQGKEELTLGQSAYASKLLERSGMAECKPYVTSTKEQLKLTKVSTTVKVDATLYLSIIGGKTAPKRLSTVVL is encoded by the exons atgtatgtggacgacttgatcgtcatcggcgcgcgtgcggaggacatcgatagcttcaagcgCAAGATGGctgctcgttttcgaatgagcgatctcagcgcactctcctactaccttggcatcgaggtgagacaggggaaggaggaactcacgctcggtcagagcgcgtatgcctcaaagctgttggagcggagcggcatggctgagtgcaagccatacgTGACTTCGACGAAGGAGCAGTTGAAGCTGACGAAGGTCAGCACCAcggtgaaggtggatgcaacactctacctgagcatcatcggcg GGAAGACGGCGCCGAAAAGGCTCTCTACTGTGGTATTGTAG
- the LOC136541326 gene encoding 4-coumarate--CoA ligase-like 5 isoform X2, giving the protein MPPSPSDPDIDPRSGYCAATRTFHSLRSLAPLPPPDLPLSFPAFALSFLPDPLLPSPRPALVDAGTGAAVPFPAFLSRTRALAAALRARVRLAPGDVAFVLAPAGVHVPVLYYALMAVGADVSPANPALTAAEVSRLLALSNPRVAFAVAGTRGKLPPGLRTVLLDSPTFLSFLHDEPEDDVAAAAAVVRQSDPAAVLYSSGTTGRAKAVVITHRNLMPCTATQAPPPGPEVFMVAVPLFHIYGFILCLKGVSAAHTLVLHTARRRFDATAVLPDIPRFGVTRLALAPPALLAIVRAAEEDAAAIARVATLKAVTCGGAPVAADLIARFSRKFPGVSLVQGYGLTETTSSFCCPVGEEEGAGSGSVGRLSSGAQARIVHPETGVALPPGVAGELWVRGPFVMKGYLGEKDSTSEILDSEGWLRTGDVCYIDQDGFIYTVDRLKELIKYKGYQVPPAELENLLQTHPDIDEAAVAPYPDDEAGELPVVFIVRRPGSHLHESHITEFVAMQVVHYKRIHHVFLVDSIPKNATCKILRKDLAKLALWRISSKL; this is encoded by the exons ATGCCGCCGTCTCCGTCCGACCCCGACATCGACCCGCGCAGCGGCTACTGCGCGGCCACGAGGACGTTCCACAGCCTGCGTTCGCTGGCGCCGCTACCTCCGCCGGACCTCCCGCTCTCCTTCCCGGCCTTCGCGCTGTCCTTCCTCCCCGACCCGCTGCTCCCGTCTCCCCGCCCGGCGCTCGTCGACGCCGGCACCGGCGCGGCCGTCCCGTTCCCGGCGTTCCTGTCCAGGACCCGCGCGCTCGCTGCCGCGCTCCGCGCCCGTGTCCGCCTCGCCCCGGGCGACGTCGCCTTCGTGCTCGCGCCCGCGGGCGTCCACGTCCCCGTGCTCTACTACGCGCTCATGGCCGTCGGCGCCGACGTGTCCCCCGCCAACCCGGCGCTCACCGCTGCCGAGGTCTCCCGCCTGCTCGCGCTCTCCAACCCCCGCGTCGCCTTCGCCGTCGCGGGCACCAGGGGCAAGCTCCCTCCCGGCCTACGCACTGTGCTCCTCGACTCCCCGACGTTCCTCTCGTTCCTGCACGACGAGCCCGAGGAcgacgtggcggcggcggcggcggtggtccgGCAGTCGGACCCGGCTGCGGTGCTGTACTCGTCCGGCACCACCGGGCGCGCCAAGGCGGTCGTGATCACCCACCGCAACCTCATGCCCTGCACCGCCACacaggcgccgccgccggggcCGGAGGTGTTTATGGTCGCCGTGCCCCTCTTCCATATCTATGGCTTCATCCTCTGCCTCAAGGGGGTGTCGGCGGCGCACACGCTGGTGCTTCACACGGCCAGGAGGAGGTTCGACGCCACGGCGGTCCTACCTGATATACCAAGGTTTGGAGTAACGCGCCTCGCGCTGGCGCCGCCGGCGCTGCTGGCCATTGTGCGGGCCGCCGAGGAGGACGCGGCGGCCATTGCCCGCGTGGCCACGCTGAAGGCGGTGACCTGCGGCGGCGCGCCCGTCGCGGCTGACCTCATTGCGCGCTTCTCGCGCAAGTTCCCCGGCGTAAGCCTTGTGCAG GGGTATGGTCTTACGGAGACTACATCCAGTTTCTGCTGCCCTGTTGGAGAGGAAGAAGGTGCGGGAAGTGGATCCGTGGGCCGTCTTTCATCGGGCGCCCAAGCGAGGATTGTTCATCCAGAAACAGGGGTTGCCCTGCCTCCTGGTGTGGCAGGGGAGCTTTGGGTCCGAGGCCCTTTTGTAATGAAAG GTTACCTTGGCGAGAAGGATTCTACATCTGAGATCTTGGACAGTGAAGGTTGGTTGAGGACAGGAGATGTTTGTTATATTGACCAAGACGGGTTCATTTACACTGTGGACAGGCTGAAAGAATTAATTAAGTACAAAGGCTACCAG GTGCCTCCTGCAGAACTCGAAAACCTGCTTCAGACACACCCAGATATCGATGAAGCCGCAGTTGCCCC ATACCCCGATGATGAGGCTGGAGAGTTGCCGGTTGTGTTCATCGTCAGACGCCCAGGAAGTCACTTGCACGAATCACACATCACAGAGTTTGTTGC CATGCAGGTTGTGCACTACAAGCGGATCCACCATGTCTTTCTTGTGGATTCCATACCGAAAAATGCGACATGTAAGATTCTACGGAAGGACCTGGCCAAGCTAGCATTGTGGCGTATCAGCTCCAAGCTATAG
- the LOC136541326 gene encoding 4-coumarate--CoA ligase-like 7 isoform X1 — translation MPPSPSDPDIDPRSGYCAATRTFHSLRSLAPLPPPDLPLSFPAFALSFLPDPLLPSPRPALVDAGTGAAVPFPAFLSRTRALAAALRARVRLAPGDVAFVLAPAGVHVPVLYYALMAVGADVSPANPALTAAEVSRLLALSNPRVAFAVAGTRGKLPPGLRTVLLDSPTFLSFLHDEPEDDVAAAAAVVRQSDPAAVLYSSGTTGRAKAVVITHRNLMPCTATQAPPPGPEVFMVAVPLFHIYGFILCLKGVSAAHTLVLHTARRRFDATAVLPDIPRFGVTRLALAPPALLAIVRAAEEDAAAIARVATLKAVTCGGAPVAADLIARFSRKFPGVSLVQGYGLTETTSSFCCPVGEEEGAGSGSVGRLSSGAQARIVHPETGVALPPGVAGELWVRGPFVMKGYLGEKDSTSEILDSEGWLRTGDVCYIDQDGFIYTVDRLKELIKYKGYQVPPAELENLLQTHPDIDEAAVAPYPDDEAGELPVVFIVRRPGSHLHESHITEFVAICQTGCALQADPPCLSCGFHTEKCDM, via the exons ATGCCGCCGTCTCCGTCCGACCCCGACATCGACCCGCGCAGCGGCTACTGCGCGGCCACGAGGACGTTCCACAGCCTGCGTTCGCTGGCGCCGCTACCTCCGCCGGACCTCCCGCTCTCCTTCCCGGCCTTCGCGCTGTCCTTCCTCCCCGACCCGCTGCTCCCGTCTCCCCGCCCGGCGCTCGTCGACGCCGGCACCGGCGCGGCCGTCCCGTTCCCGGCGTTCCTGTCCAGGACCCGCGCGCTCGCTGCCGCGCTCCGCGCCCGTGTCCGCCTCGCCCCGGGCGACGTCGCCTTCGTGCTCGCGCCCGCGGGCGTCCACGTCCCCGTGCTCTACTACGCGCTCATGGCCGTCGGCGCCGACGTGTCCCCCGCCAACCCGGCGCTCACCGCTGCCGAGGTCTCCCGCCTGCTCGCGCTCTCCAACCCCCGCGTCGCCTTCGCCGTCGCGGGCACCAGGGGCAAGCTCCCTCCCGGCCTACGCACTGTGCTCCTCGACTCCCCGACGTTCCTCTCGTTCCTGCACGACGAGCCCGAGGAcgacgtggcggcggcggcggcggtggtccgGCAGTCGGACCCGGCTGCGGTGCTGTACTCGTCCGGCACCACCGGGCGCGCCAAGGCGGTCGTGATCACCCACCGCAACCTCATGCCCTGCACCGCCACacaggcgccgccgccggggcCGGAGGTGTTTATGGTCGCCGTGCCCCTCTTCCATATCTATGGCTTCATCCTCTGCCTCAAGGGGGTGTCGGCGGCGCACACGCTGGTGCTTCACACGGCCAGGAGGAGGTTCGACGCCACGGCGGTCCTACCTGATATACCAAGGTTTGGAGTAACGCGCCTCGCGCTGGCGCCGCCGGCGCTGCTGGCCATTGTGCGGGCCGCCGAGGAGGACGCGGCGGCCATTGCCCGCGTGGCCACGCTGAAGGCGGTGACCTGCGGCGGCGCGCCCGTCGCGGCTGACCTCATTGCGCGCTTCTCGCGCAAGTTCCCCGGCGTAAGCCTTGTGCAG GGGTATGGTCTTACGGAGACTACATCCAGTTTCTGCTGCCCTGTTGGAGAGGAAGAAGGTGCGGGAAGTGGATCCGTGGGCCGTCTTTCATCGGGCGCCCAAGCGAGGATTGTTCATCCAGAAACAGGGGTTGCCCTGCCTCCTGGTGTGGCAGGGGAGCTTTGGGTCCGAGGCCCTTTTGTAATGAAAG GTTACCTTGGCGAGAAGGATTCTACATCTGAGATCTTGGACAGTGAAGGTTGGTTGAGGACAGGAGATGTTTGTTATATTGACCAAGACGGGTTCATTTACACTGTGGACAGGCTGAAAGAATTAATTAAGTACAAAGGCTACCAG GTGCCTCCTGCAGAACTCGAAAACCTGCTTCAGACACACCCAGATATCGATGAAGCCGCAGTTGCCCC ATACCCCGATGATGAGGCTGGAGAGTTGCCGGTTGTGTTCATCGTCAGACGCCCAGGAAGTCACTTGCACGAATCACACATCACAGAGTTTGTTGCCATTTGCCAAACAG GTTGTGCACTACAAGCGGATCCACCATGTCTTTCTTGTGGATTCCATACCGAAAAATGCGACATGTAA